DNA sequence from the Nitrospirae bacterium CG2_30_53_67 genome:
GTCTTACCTCTTTACCATGGACCACAACAATGAACGGGGGAGCTGTGAGATGGGGGCGCTGCCCGACCGCCTTCCCGGCCTGGTTCCGCTTTCGGAGAGAGAGCGGTTTGAAAAGGTCTGGGGGGACCGGATACCGGCTGAGCCCGGTCTTTCCGCTTATGACATGCTCCATGCCGCCAAAGAGGGGACCCTGAACGCCCTGTACATCATGGGAGAGAACCCCATGTTTGATTTCCCGGATACGAAATTCGTGGAGGAGGGCTTAAACTCTCTTCAGTTCCTTGTGGTGCAGGATCTTTTCATGACCCGTACGGCCTCCATGGCCGATGTGGTCCTGCCGGCCGCAAGCTTTGCTGAAAAATCCGGAACGTTCACCAATCTCGAAGGGAGTGTCCAGTCCTTTGCTCCGCTGATCTCTCCCCCAGGGGACGCCATGCCGGACAGCCGGATCATCGTGGAGCTTTCACGAAAGATGGGCAAGGGGTTTCCCTTCAAGAGCCTCTCGGAGGTCCGGGATGAGATCCATGCCCTGGTTCCGGTCCAGGGCTGGAAAAGGAAGATCCCGGTGGATGGAATGGATCTCCCCTATCCCGGCGCTGATGTGAAGTGGGGGCCGGCGGATGATCCCGAATTTCCTTTTCTTCTGCTTGTGAACTCTTCCCTGTACCGGAACGGCTCCATGTCCAACCTGGCCGCGGGACTCGTACGCGGCCAGGACAAGGCCGGTGTCTTCCTGAATCCGCTGGACGCAGAGGAGCTCAAGATCGAGGAAGGGGACAAGATCATCCTGACTTCCCGCCATGGGGAGATTCACGCCGAGGCCGGCCTATGCCATTCGCTCTCCAGGGGGACGATTCAGATGCCTGAAGGGTTTGTGAATGCCGGCCCCAAGGGTCTCCTTTCCCATGATCTGGACCCGGTAACCAGGACCCCCATGGGCCGTTATGTGCAGGCTAAGATAAGGAAGCTATGAGATGGGATCCGATCTCGTAAAGATGGTCAAGTTTCTCTGGGGATACAGCATCCTTCAGATTGTGATCGTCATGGGGTTTACCCTCATTATGGTTCCTTTCTTGACGTGGGTTGAACGGAAGGTCATCGGGCATATGCAGGTCCGTCTGGGACCCATGCGCGTGGGGTTCCACGGTATCCTGCAGGGAATCGCCGACGGGTTGAAACTCCTGCTCAAGGAGAACATCGTCCCTTCGGGCGCGGACCGGCCGATTTTCATGCTGGCGCCGATCCTATCCCTGGTCCCGGCCCTGATCGCCTTTTGTGTCATCCCCTTTGACACGTGGTTTTATATCACCGACATCAATATCGCGGTGCTCTATATCCTGGCCGTATCGTCCGTGGGGACTTACGGGATCATCCTGGCGGGGTGGTCTTCCAACAGCAAGTATGCCCTCCTGGGAGCGCTCCGCTCCGCGGCCCAGGTGATCAGTTACGAACTCGCCATCGGTATGGCCCTGGTCGGCCCGCTCATGCTCGCGGGGACGTTCAGCTTGGTCGGGATCACCGAGGCCCAGTCAAGACACTGGTTCCTTGTCCCGCAGATCACGGCCTTCTTCATCTATTATGTGGCTATGCTCGCCGAGACCAACCGCTCCCCCTTTGATCTCCCGGAGGCCGAGACCGAACTGGTGGCCGGGTTCCACGTGGAGTACAGCGGCATGCGGTTCGCCTATTTTTTCATTGCGGAATATGCCAATATGATGCTCGTCTCCTCCATGGCCACGGTGGTCTTTCTCGGAGGCTGGAATCCTCCTTTCCAGGACTGGGAGGCCATGCATGTCCTGAAGGTTATTCCCGGGGTCTTCTGGTTCTTCGGGAAGATGATGATGCTCCTTTTTAGCTTTATCTGGGTGAGGTCCACGTTCCCCCGTTTCAGGTATGACCAACTCATGAGACTGGGGTGGAAATTCCTGATCCCGCTGGCCCTCGCGAACATCGTTGTCACCGGGATCGTGCTTGCAATTACCGGGTAGTTACTGTATAAAATGGGAGGCTTGACTTGTCCGGAAGGTTGAAAAGATTTATCCGAACCATTACCTTGATCGATCTCTTGAAGGGATTGGCCCTGACCGGAAGCGTCTGGGTGAGAAGCATCATCACCCCCAGCCGGGTCCTGGTCACTCGGCCTTATCCGGAGGTGAAACGCCCGGCGTTTCCTGCGTTCAAAGGACACCATGCCCTGCTTCGAGGCGAGGACGGGGCCATCCGATGTGTGGGATGCGGAATCTGCGCCGGCGTCTGCCCGGCCAAGGCCATCAGTGTCTACACCGAGGAAGGGGATCATCACGAGAAGGTCGTGACCGGCTACGAGATCAATGCCTTCCGGTGCATCTATTGCGGTCTCTGTCAGGAGGCCTGCCCCAAAGACGCCATCGTCCTGACTCGGCTCTACGAGATGGCCGACTATGACGACCGGGGCCTCTATATATGGAAGATGGACAGGCTGCTCAAGGTCGGGGACAAGAAACCGCTGTTCCGAGACCAGATCGATCTTTAAGTGGTCCTGTTCGTAAATATGGTGACGTACCGAGAGGGTCGTAGGGCGGTCTCATCCCCGCGCGCGACTGAGGCGTACCCCTCTGGTACGCCGCAAGGAGCGGAACGCCGATGAGACCGCCATACGGCACTCGAATGCCACCGTATTTACGAATAGGGCCACTAAGGGGGATGGGATGTTCGCCTCGCTCTTTTTTGATTATCTCTTTGTTATGATCCTAACATCGGCTGTGCTGATGATCACCCGGAAGCATATCGTGCACGCCGTGCTCTACATGCTGCTGATGTTCTTCCATATTGCCGGGCTCTATATCCTGCTGGAAGCGGAATTCCTGGCCGCGGTCCAGCTCATCGTTTATGCCGGGGCCATTCTGGTCCTCTATCTCTTTGTGATCATGCTGGTCAACATCAGGAAGCTTGAAACACTCAGGGAGCAGCTTTTCGGCCATCTCCCCTTTGCCTTGGTGAGTGCGGGCCTCCTCTGCGCCGGCGTGGTCGGCATCCTGATGCAGGAGACCGTGCTCAAAGAGCCTTCTTCCTCGGTTCAGGCAGCAACTCAAATGAGCAATCCGGAGCTTCTGGGGCAGGCGCTCTATACCCAGTATCTTTTCCCATTCGAAGCGGCGTCCTTGATCCTTCTGGTTGCCCTGGTGGGAGCGGTCCTGATCGCGAGCAGGAAGATATAGAGCTTATTTTATAAACAGCGACAGAAGTCGTAATCAGTTTGTCATTGTCCGGTCCCCCGATCGGGGTCGGAGGACAGGCCCGACCGGACAATCCAGTATTTTCTGGATTCCCCGATCAAGTCGGGGAATGACATTGTTGATTTATGACGTTCTGTATAGAAGGTATGAACATGACGATCACATTGGAACACTACATTCTCCTGGGGACACTCCTCTTTCTGATCGGAGTGGCCGGTTTCCTGATCCGGAGAAATATCTTTCTGATGTTCATGTCCATCGAGTTGATGATGAACGGCGTCAATATCTGTTTTGTCTCCTTTGCCCGGTATTACCATGATATGGCCGGCCAGGTCTTTGTCCTGTTCGTCATGACCGTGGCCGCAGCCGAGGCCGCCGTGGGGCTGGCCATCATCCTGCTGCTCTACCGGAATCGTGAGACCCTGAATGCGGACGAATTTCATCTGATGAAGCATTAGTGAAAGTACGTGAAAGAGAAGGATACAAGATTCAAGGATGAAGAACAAAGGGGCCAAGGGGCCAAGGGGCCCAGGGTTCCAGGGGTCGAGTGAAAGGAAGAAAACAAAAGGCTCTGGGGACCCAAGGGTTTGTAAGGTGGTTATTGGTATTTAGGTATTTCACTTGAACCCTTGACCCCTAGACCCCTCGAATCCTTTTTAGAGGTTTTTGGAGGAGGAACGCTTGGAACACGCGCCGACCTGGTTGCATATATTGATTCCATTACTTCCACTGCTTGCGTTTGTGGTGAACGGCCTCTTCGGCAAGTGGCTGAAGACCCGCGCAGCCGCCGTCTCCATCGGCGCCGTGGCGGGGTCCTGCGTCCTCTCCCTCATCACCCTGGGCCGGGTCCTTTCCGGTGAGACCTTCTACGGCACGGTCTATGAATGGATCTCCTCGGGCGATTTCAGGGCGAGCATCGGGTTCAACATCGACCCCCTCACCGCAGCGATGATCGCCATGGTCACCTTGGTGGCCTCATTGATCCACATCTATTCCATCGGCTACATGCACGGGGACAAAGGGTTTGCGCGGTTCTTCGCCTACCTCTCCCTCTTCACCTTCTCCATGCTCATCCTGGTTATGGCCGACAATTTTCTGCTCCTCTATGTGGGCTGGGAGGCGGTCGGGCTCTGTTCCTATCTGCTCATCGGGTTCTGGTATGAAAAGAAGTCGGCCTCGGACGCAGGAAAAAAGGCCTTTGTGGTGAATCGGATCGGCGACTTCGGGTTCGGCCTCGGGATCATGCTGATCTTTTACACCTTCAGGACCCTGGACTATCACGAGGTCTTCGGCGCGGTCCAGACCATCGTCGGTCAGACCCTCTCCATCCCCCTCTATGTCACGACCATCCAGGCGGACCTTACGACCGTGATCTGCCTGCTCCTCTTTGTCGGGGCCGTTGGAAAGTCCGCGCAGTTCCCGCTCCACGTCTGGCTCCCGGACGCCATGGAAGGCCCTACGCCGGTCTCGGCCCTGATCCATGCCGCGACCATGGTCACGGCCGGGGTTTACATGGTGGCGCGGGCCAACCCGCTCTTTTCCGAATCTTCAACGGCGCTGATGGTGGTGGGATGCGTGGGCGGGTTCACCGCCTTTTTCGCTGCGACCATCGGCCTCGCCCAGAATGATATCAAACGGGTCCTGGCCTACTCCACGGTCAGCCAGCTCGGCTACATGTTCCTGGCCCTGGGGATCGGCGCCTATACGGCCGCGATCTTTCATCTTCTGACCCACGCCTTTTTCAAGGCCCTCCTCTTCCTCGGTTCCGGTTCGGTGATCCACGCCATGTCCGGGGAGCAGGATATGCGCAAGATGGGCGGGCTCAGGGACAAAATTCCCTGGACCTATGGGACCTTCGTCGTAGCCGCGCTGGCCATATCCGGGATCCCGCCGCTTGCCGGTTTCTTCAGCAAGGATGAGATCCTCTGGCAGGCCTACTCCCACGGCACGAACTACGGTGCGGTTCTTTACCTGCTCGGCGCCTCCGCCGCTCTGATGACCGCCTTTTACATGTTCCGCCTGGTCTTTATGACCTTCCACGGGAAGTCCCGTGTGGAGACCAAGGCCGCGCGTCACCTCCATGAATCCCCCTGGAGCATGGTGGGGCCTCTGGTGGCGCTCGCCGTCTTTTCCGCCATCGCAGGGTTTGCCGGTCTGCCCGAGGCGTGGGGCGGGGGCAACTGGATCCACCACTTCCTGGGCCCTGTATTCGGGCACGGCCATGAAGCCGCCGGGGGCGCCACCCATCTTGAACGCATGATGGCAGGGGTCTCTGTGGTCATCGCCCTGGCCGGGATCGGGCTGGCCGCGTTTATGTATCTCGTGAGCCCCTGGCTTCCCGGGAAACTGGCATCAGGCCTGGGCGGCCTCTACAGGGCCGTTCTGAACAAGTGGTACATGGATGAGATCTATGATTTTCTTTTTGTGAATCCCGGCAAACGCTTTGCGACCTTTCTGTGGGAGTTCGTGGACGCCTGGGTGATCGACGGAATCGTGAACGGGACGGCCGGGACGTCCAACTTTTTCGGGGAGCGGATCCGCAAGTTCCATACCGGCCACGTGGAAAACTATGCCTTGTTCATGGTGACCGGCGTGGTGATCATCCTGGGATTCTATCTCTTTGCATAATGAAAGAAAAGATTCAGCCACGAATTGACACGAATTGGCACCGATGAAGACAAAGACAATAAAACACCAGGATACATATTTATGATATTCGTAATATTCGTGCCCATTCGTGGCTGATTATTGTATGGAGCATCAATGACGGAACATATCCTCAGCCTGATCACGTTCTTTCCTCTCTTCGGCGTGCTGCTGATTCTCCTCACGCCAAAGCGCAGCGCAGAGGCGATCCGCCGGGAGGCCTTCCTGACCTCCGTGATCACCTTTGGACTTTCACTCTATCCGGTCATCCGCTTCGACCGGGGCACCTACCTCATGCAGTTTACGGAATCAGTCCCATGGATTCCTACATGGGGGATCCATTACTCGGTGGGTGTGGACGGGATCAGCCTCCTCTTGGTTTTTCTGACCACCCTGCTCAGCATGGTCGCCGTGCTTTCCTCATGGACCGCCGTCACTCTGCGCGTCAAGGGGTATATGATCGCCCTCCTGGTCCTCGAAACGGCCATGCTGGGGGTCTTTGTCTCCACCGACCTCTTTCTTTTCTATGTCTTCTGGGAGCTGGAGTTGATCCCCATGTTCCTGCTGATCGGCATCTGGGGCGGGGGCCGCAAGCTCTATGCGGCGATCAAGTTCTTCCTTTACACCCTGTCCGGGTCGGTCCTCATGCTGATTGCGATCCTTACCCTCTATATCCACAGTGGGGACCCGCAGAGTTTTGATATTCAGGCCATCACGCAGGCGGCATCCGGCTTCAGCCCGAAGATGCAGTTCTGGGTCTTCTGGGCGCTGTTCCTCGGGTTTGCCTTCAAGGTTCCCATGTTCCCCTTCCACACCTGGCTTCCGGACGCCCACGTGGAGGCGCCCACGGCCGGTTCCGTGATCCTGGCCGGTGTCCTCCTGAAGATGGGGACCTACGGGTTTCTCCGGTTCGCCATTCCCATGTGCCCGGAGATGGCGCTCAGACCGGAGACTGTGAAGATCATGATGATCCTCGCCTCCACGGCCATCATCTACGGGGCGCTGGTCGCCATGATGCAGAGGGACATGAAAAAGCTGGTCGCCTATTCTTCGGTCTCGCACATGGGATATGTGATGCTCGGGATTTTTGCCTATAATCTTCAGGGCGTATCCGGCGGGATCCTGCAGATGTTCAACCACGGGATCGTTACCGGCGCCCTGTTCCTGATCGTGGGTCTGATCTATGAGCGGCGGCACACCCGCATGATCGCCGATTTCGGGGGGATCGCCCGGGTCATGCCCATTTATGCGGCACTGTTTTCGATCTTCACCCTGGCCTCCATCGGGCTCCCCGGGACCAACGGATTCATCGGCGAGTTTCTGATCCTGGTCGGGGCCTTTACGTCCCATTACCGGATCGCGGCCGTGGTGGGGGCCTTCGGCATCATCCTGGGGGCGGCGTATATGCTCTGGCTCTATCAGCGGGTGATCTTCAACCCCATGGTCATCAAGGAGAACGAGAAGCTCACCGACCTCAGCCTCCGGGAGGTCGTGACGCTTCTGCCTCTTCTGGTCCTGGTTTTCTGGATCGGTTTTTATCCGGACCCGTTTTTAAATATGCTCAATGCCTCGGTGCAGCACCTGATCGAGCCGTTGCAGGCCTTTCAGGCAGCGACGGGGCCGTAATAAGAAGGGGCCGAGGGGTCAAGGGGTCAAGGGGTCGAGGGTCCGAGTGAAAAGCGGAGAGAAATAGAGTATCCAAGGGGCCAAGGATTAAAGGGGCCGAGGGAA
Encoded proteins:
- a CDS encoding NADH-quinone oxidoreductase subunit H is translated as MVKFLWGYSILQIVIVMGFTLIMVPFLTWVERKVIGHMQVRLGPMRVGFHGILQGIADGLKLLLKENIVPSGADRPIFMLAPILSLVPALIAFCVIPFDTWFYITDINIAVLYILAVSSVGTYGIILAGWSSNSKYALLGALRSAAQVISYELAIGMALVGPLMLAGTFSLVGITEAQSRHWFLVPQITAFFIYYVAMLAETNRSPFDLPEAETELVAGFHVEYSGMRFAYFFIAEYANMMLVSSMATVVFLGGWNPPFQDWEAMHVLKVIPGVFWFFGKMMMLLFSFIWVRSTFPRFRYDQLMRLGWKFLIPLALANIVVTGIVLAITG
- a CDS encoding NADH-quinone oxidoreductase subunit K, with amino-acid sequence MTITLEHYILLGTLLFLIGVAGFLIRRNIFLMFMSIELMMNGVNICFVSFARYYHDMAGQVFVLFVMTVAAAEAAVGLAIILLLYRNRETLNADEFHLMKH
- a CDS encoding NADH-quinone oxidoreductase subunit L: MHILIPLLPLLAFVVNGLFGKWLKTRAAAVSIGAVAGSCVLSLITLGRVLSGETFYGTVYEWISSGDFRASIGFNIDPLTAAMIAMVTLVASLIHIYSIGYMHGDKGFARFFAYLSLFTFSMLILVMADNFLLLYVGWEAVGLCSYLLIGFWYEKKSASDAGKKAFVVNRIGDFGFGLGIMLIFYTFRTLDYHEVFGAVQTIVGQTLSIPLYVTTIQADLTTVICLLLFVGAVGKSAQFPLHVWLPDAMEGPTPVSALIHAATMVTAGVYMVARANPLFSESSTALMVVGCVGGFTAFFAATIGLAQNDIKRVLAYSTVSQLGYMFLALGIGAYTAAIFHLLTHAFFKALLFLGSGSVIHAMSGEQDMRKMGGLRDKIPWTYGTFVVAALAISGIPPLAGFFSKDEILWQAYSHGTNYGAVLYLLGASAALMTAFYMFRLVFMTFHGKSRVETKAARHLHESPWSMVGPLVALAVFSAIAGFAGLPEAWGGGNWIHHFLGPVFGHGHEAAGGATHLERMMAGVSVVIALAGIGLAAFMYLVSPWLPGKLASGLGGLYRAVLNKWYMDEIYDFLFVNPGKRFATFLWEFVDAWVIDGIVNGTAGTSNFFGERIRKFHTGHVENYALFMVTGVVIILGFYLFA